Proteins co-encoded in one Mycobacterium mantenii genomic window:
- a CDS encoding flavin-containing monooxygenase: MTSELEKDGCGPTQTPDDVDIDALREKYRHEREKRLRKEGSKQYIELEDDFAGYYEVDPYTPAAPREPISEDIDVAVLGGGFGGLLSAAYLKKAGVDDVRIIELGGDFGGVWYWNRYPGIQCDNESYCYIPLLEELDFMPSKKFADGAEIYQHCRNIGKHFGLYDSAIFSTQVRDLRWDEETKRWRISTNRGDDIRARFVVLASGPFHRPKLPGIPGIKDFKGHAFHSSRWDYDYTGGDSSGNLHKLADKKVAVIGTGATAIQIVPFLARDAQHLYVFQRTPSTVDERNNAPTDPEWAKSLRPGWQRERQRNFHSWTFEGMALGQPDLVCDFWTELGRNTAARVLALDDPASLTPEQFMAIREEEDYKLMERLRRRIDAIVEDPPTAEALKPYYRFLCKRPLSNDEYLPMFNRPNVTLVDVSDSKGVENITERGLVANGVEYEVDCIIYASGFEITTEISRRYSIEAIEGRDGLSLFDYWSDGYKTLHGMTSRGFPNQFYTGFTQVGISANIAANYELQGEHIAYIIAEALKRGATTVEPSRVAQEQWCATIRETAVDNSAFDAQCTPGYYNNEGGGGGEGIRSHLGEPYGPGFYAFEDLLRAWRDKGDLEGLVLGA; this comes from the coding sequence ATGACCTCCGAGTTGGAAAAAGACGGTTGCGGGCCGACCCAGACGCCCGACGACGTGGACATCGACGCGCTGCGCGAGAAATACCGTCACGAGCGCGAAAAGCGGCTGCGCAAGGAGGGTTCCAAGCAGTACATCGAGTTGGAGGACGACTTCGCCGGCTACTACGAGGTCGATCCCTACACGCCGGCGGCGCCGCGCGAGCCGATCAGCGAGGATATCGACGTCGCGGTCCTCGGCGGTGGTTTCGGTGGCCTGCTGTCTGCGGCCTACCTGAAGAAGGCGGGCGTCGATGACGTGCGGATCATCGAACTCGGTGGCGACTTCGGCGGCGTCTGGTACTGGAACCGTTATCCCGGCATCCAATGCGACAACGAATCCTACTGCTATATCCCGCTTCTCGAAGAGCTGGATTTCATGCCGTCGAAGAAGTTCGCCGACGGTGCCGAGATCTACCAGCATTGCCGCAACATCGGCAAGCATTTCGGCCTCTACGATTCGGCGATCTTCTCCACCCAGGTGCGTGACCTGCGTTGGGACGAGGAAACCAAGCGCTGGCGGATCAGCACCAACCGCGGCGACGACATCCGCGCCCGGTTCGTGGTGCTGGCCTCGGGCCCGTTCCACCGGCCGAAATTGCCGGGCATCCCCGGGATCAAGGACTTCAAGGGCCACGCGTTCCACTCGTCGCGGTGGGACTACGACTACACCGGCGGCGACTCGAGCGGCAACCTGCACAAGCTCGCCGACAAGAAGGTCGCCGTCATCGGCACCGGCGCCACCGCGATCCAGATCGTTCCGTTCCTGGCCCGAGACGCCCAGCACCTCTACGTCTTCCAGCGCACCCCCTCGACGGTCGACGAGCGCAACAATGCGCCCACCGACCCGGAGTGGGCAAAGTCGTTGCGGCCGGGCTGGCAGCGGGAACGGCAGCGCAACTTCCACTCCTGGACCTTCGAGGGCATGGCACTGGGCCAGCCGGATCTGGTGTGCGACTTCTGGACCGAACTCGGCCGCAACACCGCGGCCCGGGTGCTCGCCCTGGACGATCCCGCGTCGCTGACCCCCGAGCAGTTCATGGCGATCCGCGAGGAAGAGGACTACAAGTTGATGGAGCGGCTGCGCCGCCGCATCGACGCGATCGTCGAGGACCCGCCGACCGCCGAGGCGCTCAAGCCCTACTACCGATTCCTGTGCAAGCGGCCCCTGTCCAACGACGAGTACCTGCCGATGTTCAACCGGCCCAACGTCACGCTGGTCGACGTGTCCGATTCCAAAGGCGTGGAGAACATCACCGAAAGGGGTCTGGTCGCCAACGGCGTCGAGTACGAGGTCGACTGCATCATCTACGCCAGCGGCTTCGAAATCACCACCGAGATCAGCCGCCGCTATTCGATCGAGGCGATCGAGGGACGCGACGGTCTGTCGCTGTTCGACTACTGGAGCGACGGTTACAAGACGCTGCACGGCATGACCAGCCGTGGATTCCCGAATCAGTTCTACACCGGGTTCACTCAGGTCGGCATCTCGGCCAACATCGCGGCCAACTACGAACTGCAGGGCGAGCACATCGCCTACATCATCGCCGAGGCATTGAAACGCGGCGCCACCACCGTGGAACCCAGCCGGGTGGCGCAGGAACAGTGGTGCGCGACGATCCGGGAAACCGCGGTCGACAATTCGGCGTTCGACGCCCAGTGCACGCCCGGCTACTACAACAACGAAGGCGGCGGCGGGGGAGAGGGAATCCGCTCACACCTGGGCGAGCCGTATGGTCCCGGCTTCTACGCCTTCGAGGACTTACTGCGGGCATGGCGCGACAAGGGCGACCTGGAAGGTTTGGTGCTCGGGGCTTGA